CGTACTGGCCCGCGAGCACGGCGGCGCTGCACGTCAACGCCGACGTCTCCCGCGCCTTCTGGCTCTACCGGGACGTCACCGGCGAGGAGCTCGACTCCGTCGGCGGCCTGGAGGTGCTCGTCGAGACGGCGCGACTGTGGATGTCCGTCGGCCACGAGGACGCCGCCGGCGGTTGGCACCTGTTCGGCACGACCGGGCCGGACGAGTACACCGGCGTCGTCGACGACAACGTCTTCACCAACCTCATGGCCCGGGGCAACCTCCTGCGCGCCGCCGACGCGTGCCGGCGGCTGGAGGCGCGCGCGGCGGAGCTCGGGGTGGACCACGCCGAGACCTCCGCGTGGCGGTCCGCGGCCGACGCCGTGCACGTCCCGTGGGACGAGGGCCTGGGCGTGCACCCCGCCAACGCGAACTTCACCGCCTACCGGGAGTGGCCGTTCGAGGACCAGCGGGACGCCTACCCGGTGCAGGAGCACCAGCACTACGCGACGTTCTACCGACGCCAGGTGGTCAAGCAGGCCGACCTCGTCCAGGCGCTGTGGTGGTGCCGTGACGAGTTCACCGCCGAGCAGGTGGCGCGGGACCTCGACTACTACGAGGCGCGCACCGTCCGGGACTCCTCCCTGTCGGCCGCCGTCCAGGCGGTCGTGTGCGCCCACGCGCAGCACCCCGACCTCGCCCTGCGCTACCTGCGGGAGTGCGCCCTCGTGGACCTCCGCGACGTCCAGGGCGACACCGCCAAGGGCCTGCACCTGGCCGCGGTGGCGGGGTCGTGGCTGGCACTCGTCGCCGGCCTGGGCGGGCTGCGGGAGGACCGCGAGGACCTCGAGCTCGCGCCGCTGCTGCCCTCCTCGCTCTCGCGCACCGCCTGGTCGGTCACCTGGCGCGGCCGGCTGCTCCGCGTCGAGACGACGCGCGAGGGCACCACGGTGACGCTGGTGCGCGGCGAGGGGCCGGTGACCGTCGTCGTGGACGGCGCAGCCCTGCAGGTCACGGCCTCCGCACCGGCGTCCGCGCCGCTGCGCGCCCCGGCCCCGCTGCTCGGCGAGCCCCGGCAGCCGGCCGGCCGCGAACCGCACACGTGACGGCGGCCGGGTCGATGCGGGGCCGCGCCGTCCTGGTGACCGGCGCGGGCCGCCGGATCGCGATCGGAGCGGCCGTCGTGCGCCGGCTGGCCGCCGAGGGCGCCGCGGTGCTGGTGCACTCCTGGTCGCCGCACGACGCCGAGCAGCCGTGGGGTGCCGATCCCGAGGGCCCCGCGTCGCTGGTCGACGAGATCCGTGCCGGTGGCGGACGGGCGGAGCACGTGTCCGTGGACCTCGCCGACCCCGGTGCTCCGGCGCGGCTGGTCGCGGCGGCCCGGGAGGCGTTCGGGCACCTGGACGTGCTGATCGCCAACCACGCCCGCTCCAGCGCCCAGTCCCTGGAGCAGGTGACCGCCGAGGAGATCGACCTCTGCTACGCCGTGAACACCCGTGCGGTGCTGCTGCTGACGCAGGCCCTCGCCGCCCAGCACGACGGTCGCCCGGGAGGACGGGTGGTGCTGTTCACGTCGGGCCAGTACCACGGTGCGATGCCCGGCGAGCTGCCCTACATCGCCTCCAAGGCCGCGCTGCACGAGCTGACCCCGTCCCTCGCCGCACACCTGATGCCCCGGGGCATCACGGTCAACTGTGTGGACCCCGGCCCCAACGACACCGGCTACGCCGACGAGGCGACCCGCGCCGCCGTCACCGCCCGCAACCCCGGTCGGCGCTGGAGCACCCCCGAGGACACGGCCAAGCTGGTGGCCTGGCTGGTGAGCGACGAGGCCGAGTGGGTCACCGGCCAGACCATCGCCTCGGACGGAGGCTGGTCGGCCGTCGGTTGACCGCCGACGACCCGCTTCCCCGGGTCAGGCACCAGGGGCCAGTGGTGCCGGGACGGTGATCTCGGTGCCGTCCGGTATGTACGTGCGCCAGGTGCCGGTCGGTTGTCGTTCGACGCGGAAGCCGTGGTGGACCTTGCTGTGGTGCCGCTCGCACAGCAGCGCGGAGTTCTGCAGGTTGGTCTCGCCGCCGTCGAGCCAGTGCACCAGGTGGTGCACCTCGGCCCACCACGTCGGCGCAGCACAGCCGGTGAACACGCAGCCGCCGTCGCGCAGCTCCACCGCCCGCCGCAGGTGGCGGTCGGCCAGCCGGTGCTCGCGGCCGAGGTCCAGCGGTGCGCCGTCGGGGCCGAACACCACCCGGCTGACCGCGCCGTCGCAGGCCAGCCAGCGGGCGCGGGCCGCGGAGACGACCGCGCCGAACTCCATCCGCCCGGTCCCGTGCCCGGTGGCGGGGTCGGTCAGGTCCTCGAGGTCGATGACGACGGCGACGTGCGGCTTGACCGTGCGCAGCACCGGCAGGTCGCTGGCGGCCAGTCGGTTGTCGCACAGCTGCACCAGGGCGTCGCCGAGGCGCTGGGCGCGGGTGCGGTCGTCGCCGGCGGGCCGGTCGGCCTGCACGTGGGCTTCCAGCGCGGCCTGCAGCTTCTCGCCGCCGACGGCGTCGAGGTGGCCGCGGATGGACAGTGATCCGTCGGCGTGCCGGGCCAGGGTCAGCGCCCGGCCCCCGGTCGGGTCGGGTTCGGGGCCGTCGGGGTCCAGGCCGGCGAGGTAGTGCTGCACCACCTGCACCAGGACGGCGTGCTCCTGCTCGACGGCGACCCCGGTGAACACCGCGTCGATCTCCGCCGGGTCGAGCCCGGCGGCCGCCGCCGCGGCCAGCCGCTCTGGCGTCACCGCCCGGGCGGCCACGCTGACCTGCTCGGCGCTGGCCAGCCCGGCGTCGTGCGCCTCGCCGAGGGCGGGCAGGTGCTCCAGCGCCCGCCCGTTGCGCACCAGCCGCGCCGCCTCGCTCGTCGACAGCCGGCAGTGCCCGCGCAGCCAGGACACCATCGACGTCAGCCCGTCACGCTCCGGTGCCTGCGACAGCTCCGCGGCCCGCACCGACCGGGCCAGCGCGGCGTCGATCCGGTTGCGCGCGGCGATGAGCGGCGACGTCGTCCAGCACCTCACCGGTCAGCAGGGCACTCGAACACACGTACGAACAATAGCCGAGCTCAGATGGTTTCGCGACTTGAATCCGCAGGTCAGAGGACTGTCCACAGATCCTCGCGGTCCCTTGCGGTGGCCGGGCGAGCACCTCCTGCACGAGGGCGGCGGCCACCGCTACGGTGCCGCTCGTGCCCACCGGGTCGTCGCCCCGCCTCGCGGCGATCGTGGACGCGTTGCCGCTGCAGCCGCACTCCCGGGTCCTGGAGATCGGCTGCGGGCCCGGCGCGGCCGCGCGGGCCGTGGCCGACCGGCTCGTCACCGGGCACGTCCTGGCGATCGACCGGTCGGCGAGGGTCATCGCCCAGGCCGCGGCCGCATCGGCCGACCACCTGGCCGCGGGGCGGATGACCCTGCGCCACGTCGCGGCCGAGGACCTCGTCCTGGAACCCGACGAGGATCCGTACGACCTCGTCCTCGCCGTCCGCGTCGGCGCTCTCGACGGCCGGTACCCCGAGGTGGGCGCACGGGTGCTGCGCCGCATCGCCGCCGCGACCCGGCCCGGCGCCCGCTTGTTCGTCGACGGCGGCCGGCCGCTGCAGGAACTGACCATCCCCGAGGTGTGACGGTGCCGCAGGATGGCCGGGTGGAGGCCGACCGTCGGACCGGACCGGCCCTGACAGGGGACGAGCGCGCGGTGCTGGTCAGCGTGCTGGACCGGCAACGCGACACCCTCGCGTGGACGTGCAGCGATCTCGGACCCGTCCAGCTCGCCGAGCGGGCGGTCCCGCCGTCGACCCTGTCGCCGACCGGCTCGGTCGAGCACCTGGCGGCGGTGGAGCGCAGCTGGTCCCAGCGCGTGCTGCAGGGTGCGGACGCCCCGGCGTTCTGGGAGCCGGACCACCGGGGCGAGCCGCCTCCCGACCTCGCGCCGATCGAGCGCTGGAGACGGGAGTGCGACCGTTCCCGCGCGTTCGTCGACGGAGGCGCGTCGCTGGACACGGAGGTCGAGCACGGTGGCGCGCGGTTCTCGCTGCGCTACGTGCCGATCCACCCGATCGAGGAGTACGCCCGGCACAACGGGCACGCCGACCCCCTGCGGGAGCGTCTCGACGGCAGCACCGGGGAGTGACCGGGGTGGCCGACCCGCACGTGCACGTGGAGCGGGACGTGGTCCTCGGGCGGGCCCGCGCGCGGGAGGTCCTCACCACCGCCGTCGGGCGGGTCCCCGACTCCGCGATCGGCGTGCGGACCGGCTGTGGGCAGCGGCGGCCGTACGCGGCCACGTCGCCGGTGCCGGAACGGGTCACCTGCCTGCCGTGCCGGGAGCACGCGCGCAGCGCCCACCTGGGGTGGGCGCGGACGCTGGAGGGCGTGGCCGGCTCCCCGGGTGTCGACGCGGCCGCCGCTGCCGAGGCGCGCGAGCAGGCGCGTCGACACCGCGACCTCGCCCGGCGGTACGCCTCCTGAGCGGGGGAGCGGCTGTACTGGTGAGCACCGGATCCGCGGGGGGCGGTGGAGACTCCGGAGCCGTGGACGACCGGCTGCGCCAGGCGCCCGTCGTGCCGGCGTTCGCCCGCGCGGTGCGGCCGGTCGCCGGTGTCCTGGGCCTCTACGCCGGTGGGTCGCTGGCCTCCGGTGACTTCCGGCCCGGCCGCAGCGACCTGGACCTCGTCGCCGTCGTCGCCGAGGAACTCGACGCCCCGCGCCGCGCCCGGCTCCGGGCGCTGCACGAGGACCTCCGGCGCGGGAACCCTGCGGCCGCCGGGCTGCACTGCGTGTACGTGCCCCGCGAGGACGTGGACGACGTGGCCACCCGGCACCTCACCTGGGCGCACGGCGAGCTCTATTGCCGGGAGCTCAGCGGCATCGCCCGAGCGGAGGTGCTGCGCGGCGGGATCACCGTGCTGGGTCCGGATCCCGCGCAGCTCCTCCCACCGGTCGACGACGCGGCACTGCGCGCGGCCGCCCGCGCCGAGTTCACCGGCTACTGGTCCGGAGCGGTCCGCAAGCCCTGGCTCTGGCTCCAGGACGGGTACGTCGACCTGGGCCTGGTCACGCTGGCCCGCGCGGAGGCGACCCTGACCGAGAGCCGGCTGATCACCAAGCGGGAGGCGCTGACCCGGCTGCACCGGTTCGGCGTCGACGAGGACCTGTCCCAGGAGATCGCCCGGCGCCGGCACGGGGACGCCGTCCTCCTGACGCTCGCGCAGCGACTGCGTCGCGCCCACACGGCCCGCAGGCTCGTCGCCCGCGGCATCCGCGTCGTCAGCCGCCGCTGATCCCGTCCCGGTGGCGGTGTCCCGCCTGCGCGCACGAGGTCCCGTGAGCAGGATGCGGGGGATGCCGGGGATGCCGATGCACGAGGACCAGGTCGAGGTGGCTGCCGGGACCGTCCGCGCGCTCGTCGCCGACCAGTTCCCGGAGTGGGTCGGGCTCGACGTGCGCGAGGTGCGGTCCGCCGGCACCGACAACGCCGTCTTCCGGATCGGCGACGACCTCGCCGCGCGCTTCCCTCTGAGGCGCGAGGACCCCGACCGGCTGCGCGCCGCGCTGGCGGCCGAGGCCGCCGCGGCGCGCGAGCTGGCCCTCGTCTCACCCGTCCCGACGCCCGTCCCGGTCGCCCTCGGCGAGCCCGGGCACGGGTACCCGTCCCCGTGGAGCGTCCAGACCTGGCTGCCCGGGCACGACGCGACGGTCGAGGACCCGGCGCACTCGCTCGGCTTCGCCGAGGACCTCGCCGCGCTCCTGACCCGCCTCAGGTCCGCGGACACCCGGGGACGGCGGTTCGCCGGCGGCGGCCGGGGTGGCGACCTGACCGACCACGACGCGTGGATGGAGGTCTGCTTCGCCCGCAGCGAGGGCCTGCTCGACGTGGGGCGTCTCCGGCGCACGTGGGCCGGGCTGCGGACCCTGCCGGCCCCGGACTCCGACGTCATGTGCCACGGCGACCTCACACCACCCAACGTCCTGGTCGAGCGCGGCCGGCTCGCCGGGGTCCTCGACGGCGGCGGGTTCGCCGCAGCCGACCCCGCGCTCGACCTGGTCGCCGTCTGGCACCTCCTCGACGACGGGCCGCGGCAGGTGGTCCGTGAGGCGCTGAGGTGCAGCGAGGTCCAGTGGCGGCGGGGGATGGCCTGGGCGTTCGAGCAGTCGGTGGGGCTCGTCTGGTACTACCGCGAGACCAACCCGGGGATGAGCCGCTGGGGACGGCGCACGCTCGACCGTCTCCTCGCCGGCGCGGACGGGTGAGTCCCGCCGTCCCCAGCGCTCCCCCTCAGTCCTGCGGGGTGGCGGCCACCGCGGCCAGTCGGGGCAGGACCTCCTCGCGCCAGCCGGGACCCATGCGGTCGAGTGCATCCCGCTCCCGCTTCTGCTGCAGGTCGAAGCCGGAGTGCTCGAGGAGGAGGCGGGTGCCCCGGCCCTCGGGGACGAGGCGCCAGGTGAGCGTCCACGTGGTGTTGAACGTGTACACCAGACGTTCCTGCTCGACGACCTCGAGCACCTCGCACGGCACCTGACCCCACCCTGGCATCCTCAGGGAGAACCGGTGCCCGACCCGTGCCGCGACGTCGCCGGATGCCCACCAGCGCGCGAGCAGCTGCGGATCGGTGAGGGTCTGCCACACCCGGGCGGGTGTGGCGTCGACGAACTGGTCGACGTCGATGGTGCCCGGGCGGGCGGCGGCGTCGGTCTCGGTCACGTGTTCTCCTCGGCGGTGTCAGCGAGCGAGCGCAGGCGCGCCCGCCAGGAGTGCTCGAAGGGGTGCAGCCAGTCCTCGACCTCGGCGAGCGGCTCGGCCGCGAGGTGGTAGCGCCGCTGGCGGCCCACCTGCTCGTCGCGGACCAGCGAGGCTCGCCGCAGCACCTGCAGGTGCTCGGCGACCGCGGGACGGCTCAGGTCGAAGAAGGCCGGGAGCTCGCTCGTCGGCACCTGCCTCGACGTCGGTCATGGGCGGTCACCTCTCGTCTGCTCCGTTCGAGGCCGGGGGGCCCGGGGTCCACGGGACGTCTGCGTCGACGCTGCCGTGGACGACGGCGTGGGCGAGCCGGCGGACGGTGTCGGGCTCGACGTCGCCGGGTCCCGTGACGAGCGTGAACAGCACTCCCCCGTAGAGCGTCACGAGCGTGGGGATCGCCTCCGGCGGGACGCTCAGCCCGAGCGTGCGGTGTTCGTCAGCGGTGAGCGCGCTCGCCACCGAGCCGAGGCGTGCGAGCTCAGCGGCGAGCGCGGGACGTCGCCGAGCCTCGAGCTGGAGCTCGAAGATCGCGAGGTGGCGCTCGCGCGACGCGGTGACGGCCTCCTGGAGCGAGACGGCGAGGAGCTCGGCCAGAGGGTCGGGCGACGAGCTCGCGTCCACCGCACGGTCGATCCGCTGCACGTCCTCCAGGTGCAGCGACACCGCCCGTTCGGCCGCGGCGACGAGCAGCTCCTCCCGGCTGCGGAAGTAGTTCGCCGCCGTTCCCGTCGGCAGGCCGGCCGCGGCCTCGGCCGCGCGGTGGGTCAGGCCGTGGATGCCCTCGGCGGCCAGCAGGGAGATCGCCGCGTCGGCGAGCGCGGCGCGGCGGGCCGGGTTCCTCCGTGGCATCACCGCCCAGCATGGCAACATGCGTACCACAACGTACGTAGTGGTATCAGGGAGGGCGCATGGGACACACCGCAGTCGTCGTCGGGGCCGGTGTCGCAGGTCTGGCCTCGGCCGTCTCACTCGCACGGACCGGGTGGCAGGTCACGGTGCTGGAGCGGTCGCCGGAGCCCGGCGAGGTCGGGGCCGGCCTCGCCATGACCCCCAACGCCGTGGCCGCGTTCCGCGGGCTCGGCTTCGAGGACGCCGACGTCGCCGCGCTCGGCCACCCGACCTGGGGGAGCGGCATCCGGGACCTGGAGGGCCGGCCGGTCCTCGCCCTCCCGGACACCCCCGTCGTGCGCCGGTCGGTGGGGCTCATCGGAGTGCACCGCCGCCGTCTGCACGCCGCGCTGCACCGACGGGCCCTGGCCTGCGGCGTCGAGATCGTCACCGGCACACCCGTGACCACGGTGGAGGCGGGCGAGCCGGAGGGGGCACCCGCCGTCGTCGAGGGTCGGGAAGCGGACGTCGTCGTCGGCGCCGACGGCGTGCGCAGCGCCGTGCGCGCGGCGCTGTTCCCGGCCAGCCACCCGGTCTACAGCGGGTACTCGAGCTGGCGCGGCATCGCGCCCGGGGCCTCCGGGTACACGACACTGCAGCAGTACTGGGGCCCGCACGCGGAGTTCGGCACCGTGCGCGTCGCCGACGACGAGACGTACTGGTACGGGTACGTCGCCATGCCCGGGCGCACGGTGATCGGCGACGAGCTCGCTGCGGCCAGGGCGCGGTTCGCGGGCTGGGCGAGCCCGGTGCAGCAGGTGCTGGCCGCGACGCCGCCCGAGGCGGTCCTGCGGCACGACGTGCACCACCTCCCGGGCGGGCTGCCGCGCTACACGACCGGGCGGGTCGTCATGGTCGGCGACGCCGCCCACGGCACCCTCCCGACGATGGGCCAAGGAGCCGCGACCGCACTGGAGGACGGCTGCTGCGCGGGCCTGCTCATCGGCGCCCCCGTCGCAGGGGGCGGCCGGCTGGCCCCCGCCCTGGAGGCTTTCGACGCCGCCCGGAGGCCCCGGCGCCGCGCCCTGGCCCGGGCCTCGGTCGCATCGGGCCGCTTCGGGTCCCACCTCGGCGGCGGCTGGCGCCAGACCCTGCGGAACACCGTCGTGCGCCTGACGCCGGCCGGCGCCATCACGCGCGGGTCCCGTGCCGTGACGGGCTGGACCCCGCCCGAGCCCGCACCACCGGTCCTGGGGACGGCGGCCCGCTGAGGGACTCCCGCCTCGCCCCGACCCCCGCGGCGGCCCGGCCGCGCGGGTCGGTGGCGCACTCGGCCGTCGGGATGCGCGTCGGTGTCGGCTGCACTGCCGGCACGACGTCGGAGGAGGGGATCGGGGACGACGAGAGGACGCCGGGTTCGCCGTCGCTCCCCGGGCGTTGACATGACCGGTGTCGACATCGTCCCCGAGTTCATCGCGCATGCTCGGTCAGCTCATCCCGGCCCGGAGTTCGAGCTCGGCCCGATGGCCGAGCTGGACATCCCCGAGCACTGCGTGGCGGGCATCCTCGCCCGGTACTCGACGATCCACCTGCCGCCGGCGGAACTCGACCGGGTGCTCGCCGGGTTCCGTCGGCTCCTGGCGTCCTCCGGCGTGCTCGTCGTCGGCGCAGTCGCCGCCCGCGCCTCCTGAGCCCTCGTCGCCCGCCAGCCCCGGCGGGCGAGCCTGCTACAGCGATGTCCGGGCGGGCCAGGGCGACGGCCCGCTCACGTCTCGCAGGGGATCCCGCAGCGGAACAGCAGACAGGTCGGAGCCGTGTGCTGGTCAGGGCGTCATGTCGTAGGTGATCCACATGGTGCGGGTGGCGTGCTGGTCGTACTTCGCCCGGCCGCGGTAGTTGTCGTCCGCGGTGATCCACCGCACCACGCTCCACCCGTTGACCGCAGCGCGTCCGCGCAGCTCGGCCAGCAGCGCGTCGACGGCCCCACCGCCGCGGTGGTCGGGGTCGATGAACAAGTCGTCGAGGAAGCAGCCGGTGCTGGCCGACAGCGGGCGGGCGAAGGGCCGGTAGTGCCCCAAGCCGGCGACCTCGCCCGTCTCGTCCTCGACCAGCAGGCACCCGACCTCGTGCGCGGGGTCACGGATCCAGGACCACACGGTGGCGGCCGCCGCATCGGACTGCTCGACGCGGTAGAAGTCGGCGTACTGCCGGTACAGGGCCCGCCAGCGCGGCTGGTCCTCCTCGCGCGCGTCACGGACCCGCCACCGCCGCCGCGCTGCCCTCGACCCGGTCACGGGTAGACCGTAGCGAGCGCGGTCACCGGCCGACGACGGCGTGCGTGCGCGCGATCAGCGCCGACGGTGGGCCTGCTCGCAGGAACAGCGAGGGCTCGGCGAGTCCGAGCTCGCGGAGCATCGGAGTCCCCTCGAGGAGGGTGACCACGTCCACCTGGGCGGAGGGCGCCGCTGCAGGGGACGACGAGCGGACGCGAGGGAGGCCAACGACCGCTGCGTCGGCGATCACCGCAGGGGAT
This region of Geodermatophilus bullaregiensis genomic DNA includes:
- a CDS encoding SDR family oxidoreductase — protein: MTAAGSMRGRAVLVTGAGRRIAIGAAVVRRLAAEGAAVLVHSWSPHDAEQPWGADPEGPASLVDEIRAGGGRAEHVSVDLADPGAPARLVAAAREAFGHLDVLIANHARSSAQSLEQVTAEEIDLCYAVNTRAVLLLTQALAAQHDGRPGGRVVLFTSGQYHGAMPGELPYIASKAALHELTPSLAAHLMPRGITVNCVDPGPNDTGYADEATRAAVTARNPGRRWSTPEDTAKLVAWLVSDEAEWVTGQTIASDGGWSAVG
- a CDS encoding HNH endonuclease signature motif containing protein translates to MRCWTTSPLIAARNRIDAALARSVRAAELSQAPERDGLTSMVSWLRGHCRLSTSEAARLVRNGRALEHLPALGEAHDAGLASAEQVSVAARAVTPERLAAAAAAGLDPAEIDAVFTGVAVEQEHAVLVQVVQHYLAGLDPDGPEPDPTGGRALTLARHADGSLSIRGHLDAVGGEKLQAALEAHVQADRPAGDDRTRAQRLGDALVQLCDNRLAASDLPVLRTVKPHVAVVIDLEDLTDPATGHGTGRMEFGAVVSAARARWLACDGAVSRVVFGPDGAPLDLGREHRLADRHLRRAVELRDGGCVFTGCAAPTWWAEVHHLVHWLDGGETNLQNSALLCERHHSKVHHGFRVERQPTGTWRTYIPDGTEITVPAPLAPGA
- a CDS encoding SAM-dependent methyltransferase codes for the protein MPTGSSPRLAAIVDALPLQPHSRVLEIGCGPGAAARAVADRLVTGHVLAIDRSARVIAQAAAASADHLAAGRMTLRHVAAEDLVLEPDEDPYDLVLAVRVGALDGRYPEVGARVLRRIAAATRPGARLFVDGGRPLQELTIPEV
- a CDS encoding DinB family protein, whose protein sequence is MEADRRTGPALTGDERAVLVSVLDRQRDTLAWTCSDLGPVQLAERAVPPSTLSPTGSVEHLAAVERSWSQRVLQGADAPAFWEPDHRGEPPPDLAPIERWRRECDRSRAFVDGGASLDTEVEHGGARFSLRYVPIHPIEEYARHNGHADPLRERLDGSTGE
- a CDS encoding nucleotidyltransferase domain-containing protein; this encodes MDDRLRQAPVVPAFARAVRPVAGVLGLYAGGSLASGDFRPGRSDLDLVAVVAEELDAPRRARLRALHEDLRRGNPAAAGLHCVYVPREDVDDVATRHLTWAHGELYCRELSGIARAEVLRGGITVLGPDPAQLLPPVDDAALRAAARAEFTGYWSGAVRKPWLWLQDGYVDLGLVTLARAEATLTESRLITKREALTRLHRFGVDEDLSQEIARRRHGDAVLLTLAQRLRRAHTARRLVARGIRVVSRR
- a CDS encoding phosphotransferase encodes the protein MRGMPGMPMHEDQVEVAAGTVRALVADQFPEWVGLDVREVRSAGTDNAVFRIGDDLAARFPLRREDPDRLRAALAAEAAAARELALVSPVPTPVPVALGEPGHGYPSPWSVQTWLPGHDATVEDPAHSLGFAEDLAALLTRLRSADTRGRRFAGGGRGGDLTDHDAWMEVCFARSEGLLDVGRLRRTWAGLRTLPAPDSDVMCHGDLTPPNVLVERGRLAGVLDGGGFAAADPALDLVAVWHLLDDGPRQVVREALRCSEVQWRRGMAWAFEQSVGLVWYYRETNPGMSRWGRRTLDRLLAGADG
- a CDS encoding SRPBCC family protein, which gives rise to MTETDAAARPGTIDVDQFVDATPARVWQTLTDPQLLARWWASGDVAARVGHRFSLRMPGWGQVPCEVLEVVEQERLVYTFNTTWTLTWRLVPEGRGTRLLLEHSGFDLQQKRERDALDRMGPGWREEVLPRLAAVAATPQD
- a CDS encoding ArsR/SmtB family transcription factor, which encodes MPTSELPAFFDLSRPAVAEHLQVLRRASLVRDEQVGRQRRYHLAAEPLAEVEDWLHPFEHSWRARLRSLADTAEENT
- a CDS encoding TetR/AcrR family transcriptional regulator, which encodes MPRRNPARRAALADAAISLLAAEGIHGLTHRAAEAAAGLPTGTAANYFRSREELLVAAAERAVSLHLEDVQRIDRAVDASSSPDPLAELLAVSLQEAVTASRERHLAIFELQLEARRRPALAAELARLGSVASALTADEHRTLGLSVPPEAIPTLVTLYGGVLFTLVTGPGDVEPDTVRRLAHAVVHGSVDADVPWTPGPPASNGADER
- a CDS encoding FAD-dependent oxidoreductase, translated to MGHTAVVVGAGVAGLASAVSLARTGWQVTVLERSPEPGEVGAGLAMTPNAVAAFRGLGFEDADVAALGHPTWGSGIRDLEGRPVLALPDTPVVRRSVGLIGVHRRRLHAALHRRALACGVEIVTGTPVTTVEAGEPEGAPAVVEGREADVVVGADGVRSAVRAALFPASHPVYSGYSSWRGIAPGASGYTTLQQYWGPHAEFGTVRVADDETYWYGYVAMPGRTVIGDELAAARARFAGWASPVQQVLAATPPEAVLRHDVHHLPGGLPRYTTGRVVMVGDAAHGTLPTMGQGAATALEDGCCAGLLIGAPVAGGGRLAPALEAFDAARRPRRRALARASVASGRFGSHLGGGWRQTLRNTVVRLTPAGAITRGSRAVTGWTPPEPAPPVLGTAAR
- a CDS encoding class I SAM-dependent methyltransferase, translated to MSAALPARRRRRGSGTTRGRRVRRRSPGVDMTGVDIVPEFIAHARSAHPGPEFELGPMAELDIPEHCVAGILARYSTIHLPPAELDRVLAGFRRLLASSGVLVVGAVAARAS
- a CDS encoding GNAT family N-acetyltransferase codes for the protein MTGSRAARRRWRVRDAREEDQPRWRALYRQYADFYRVEQSDAAAATVWSWIRDPAHEVGCLLVEDETGEVAGLGHYRPFARPLSASTGCFLDDLFIDPDHRGGGAVDALLAELRGRAAVNGWSVVRWITADDNYRGRAKYDQHATRTMWITYDMTP